The Acidianus infernus genome window below encodes:
- a CDS encoding bifunctional 2-dehydro-3-deoxy-phosphogluconate/2-dehydro-3-deoxy-6-phosphogalactonate aldolase, producing MEIIVPILTPFNEKGEIDGEKVKTHVENLLRKGVDIIFVNGTTGVGPALSKDEKRKMLDYVLDVTNKVIFQVGSLNMKEVLELVNYANEKDLIAVASYPPFYFSIPKDFIVKYFKEICKASKHPVYLYNYPGATGKDVDVNLAKEIDCIKGVKDTNPDFAHTIRYKELGIKTYNGLENLAIASLSILDGTVVGAGNYMPELFSQLREYIKAGDMRKALDLQLKIDEIDGTTIPYGKISSMYYLVKELQGYDVGVPRPPMYPLEENKAKELVEKVRKIWNKSE from the coding sequence ATGGAGATTATAGTTCCTATTCTAACTCCTTTTAATGAAAAAGGAGAAATCGACGGAGAGAAAGTTAAGACTCACGTGGAGAACTTGTTAAGGAAAGGAGTTGATATAATCTTCGTTAACGGCACAACTGGTGTAGGTCCTGCGTTATCTAAAGATGAGAAAAGGAAAATGTTGGACTACGTTCTCGACGTTACTAATAAGGTAATATTCCAAGTGGGTTCCCTTAATATGAAGGAAGTTTTGGAGTTAGTAAATTATGCTAATGAGAAGGATTTAATTGCAGTTGCCTCTTATCCTCCTTTTTATTTTTCAATTCCAAAGGATTTCATAGTAAAGTACTTCAAGGAAATATGTAAAGCGAGCAAGCACCCCGTTTACCTTTATAATTATCCTGGGGCAACTGGTAAGGACGTTGATGTAAACCTTGCTAAGGAAATAGACTGTATAAAAGGCGTTAAGGATACTAATCCTGATTTTGCTCACACAATAAGGTACAAGGAATTAGGAATAAAGACGTACAACGGTTTAGAAAATCTCGCAATTGCTTCACTTAGCATTCTAGACGGCACAGTAGTAGGTGCAGGGAATTACATGCCAGAATTATTCTCTCAGTTGAGAGAATACATAAAGGCTGGAGACATGAGAAAAGCACTGGATTTGCAGTTAAAGATAGACGAAATTGATGGAACTACGATTCCCTACGGTAAGATCTCCTCAATGTACTACCTAGTGAAAGAACTTCAAGGCTATGACGTTGGAGTACCTAGACCTCCAATGTACCCATTAGAGGAAAATAAAGCGAAAGAATTGGTAGAAAAGGTTAGAAAAATATGGAATAAATCTGAGTAA
- a CDS encoding HypC/HybG/HupF family hydrogenase formation chaperone, whose product MCWAVPAKVVAIDSDVIAEVDLGGGTIKKVAIGVDNLKPGDYVMVHAGVIIEKLSKEGVIENLKFIAEEIQRTEEIMGKSEEEAKKAADEFFKEAMKILES is encoded by the coding sequence ATGTGTTGGGCAGTTCCCGCAAAGGTAGTAGCTATTGATTCAGATGTGATAGCTGAAGTAGATTTAGGTGGAGGAACTATAAAGAAGGTTGCAATAGGTGTGGATAACCTTAAACCTGGAGATTATGTAATGGTTCACGCTGGAGTTATAATAGAAAAATTATCTAAGGAAGGAGTTATAGAGAATTTAAAATTCATAGCAGAAGAAATCCAGAGAACTGAGGAAATCATGGGCAAATCTGAAGAGGAAGCGAAAAAGGCCGCTGATGAGTTCTTCAAAGAAGCTATGAAAATTTTAGAGAGTTGA
- a CDS encoding heavy metal translocating P-type ATPase, producing the protein MSKEEGEKLRIKKEEELKVVGMHCATCVSTVSKSIKSVKGVKDANVNLASGIARVEIENARLKDIVEAIKKAGYDVVTQKISFKVDINPEDARKIEEKVEEIKGVIKASVNPTNGYVIVEFNPYSITSDELAEEIYKKTGHKVTKVKSEVTNKSEVKEMLERLIIAWIFTIPTLYFQYSGLLFIAFLTSIPVQFYAGLRYHLGAYRALKNKTANMDTLVSLSTNVAWFYSVYALIVHQQVFFDVASLLISFILIGKTLEAYLKERISVQITSLKEVKATLADGRIVKASELKVGDEIIVKSGEVIPADGIVDEGSGEVNESIVNGESLPVKKKKGDAVIGGSTLISGYLKVYVTRAGERTYISQVVEAVNQAQTARLPIQNLVDKVASIFTPLIIGISAIVFVVWRFILGYSTEESLLFSVATLASACPCPFGLATPLAVLTSVNRLAKKGIIVRNGESLETLKKVDTFIFDKTGTITEGKISVRAEGDKDAISYASALEKMSNHTVAKAISSISNGSFEVKDFTEFPGSGVYGKVNGHDVIVGKREFVLQNCEGEGKGDVLVCVDGKVSASFYLEDKIREDAVKVIEHLKRMGKRIIIATGDTSENAEKVGKELGVEVIKGLSADEKAELVKSEVNKGRIVAFIGDGVNDAIALKEANVGIAISSGTDIAKYAGDIIIPKVGDLLTLLEYSKLTVRKIKENLAWAFGYNSILVPIAAGILYPTLYLPPEYAALAMSMDSVAVSLWSLVKI; encoded by the coding sequence ATGAGTAAAGAGGAGGGTGAAAAATTAAGGATAAAGAAAGAGGAGGAATTGAAAGTAGTCGGAATGCATTGTGCTACTTGCGTAAGTACTGTATCTAAATCAATTAAGAGCGTAAAAGGAGTAAAAGACGCAAACGTAAATCTCGCTTCTGGAATTGCTAGAGTAGAAATTGAGAACGCAAGACTTAAGGACATAGTTGAGGCAATAAAGAAGGCGGGCTATGACGTTGTTACACAGAAAATCAGCTTTAAGGTAGACATTAACCCTGAGGATGCAAGGAAGATTGAGGAAAAAGTTGAGGAGATAAAAGGAGTAATAAAAGCCAGCGTTAACCCAACTAACGGTTACGTAATAGTGGAGTTCAATCCTTACTCCATAACCTCAGACGAGTTGGCTGAAGAAATCTACAAAAAGACTGGGCACAAAGTGACCAAGGTTAAGAGCGAAGTAACTAACAAGAGTGAAGTTAAAGAAATGCTTGAGAGACTCATTATAGCATGGATTTTTACAATTCCTACATTATATTTCCAATACTCCGGATTACTTTTCATAGCATTCCTTACCTCAATTCCTGTTCAATTCTACGCAGGATTAAGGTATCATTTAGGAGCGTATAGGGCATTAAAGAATAAAACTGCAAACATGGATACTTTAGTTTCCCTCTCAACTAACGTAGCTTGGTTTTACAGCGTTTATGCCCTAATAGTTCATCAGCAAGTGTTCTTTGACGTTGCCTCTCTCTTAATCTCTTTCATATTAATAGGAAAAACTCTGGAAGCTTACTTGAAGGAAAGGATATCAGTGCAAATAACTTCACTAAAGGAAGTGAAAGCAACGTTAGCTGACGGAAGAATAGTTAAAGCAAGCGAGTTAAAAGTAGGAGACGAGATTATAGTTAAGTCAGGAGAAGTAATACCCGCAGATGGAATAGTTGATGAAGGTAGTGGAGAAGTTAATGAATCCATAGTAAACGGTGAAAGTTTACCGGTAAAGAAAAAGAAAGGAGATGCAGTAATAGGAGGTTCGACTTTAATTTCCGGTTACCTAAAGGTTTACGTTACTAGGGCAGGAGAGAGGACTTACATTTCACAAGTTGTTGAGGCAGTAAACCAAGCACAAACTGCAAGGTTACCTATACAAAACTTGGTAGATAAGGTTGCGTCAATATTTACTCCCTTAATAATAGGAATATCGGCAATAGTGTTCGTAGTTTGGAGATTTATACTAGGATATAGCACAGAGGAATCCTTGTTATTCTCTGTAGCAACTTTGGCCTCAGCTTGCCCTTGCCCATTTGGTTTAGCTACACCACTTGCTGTATTAACTTCCGTAAATAGGTTGGCAAAAAAGGGGATAATAGTGAGGAACGGCGAAAGTTTAGAAACGCTGAAAAAAGTCGATACTTTCATTTTTGATAAGACTGGGACTATTACTGAAGGTAAGATAAGTGTAAGGGCTGAAGGAGATAAAGACGCAATATCTTACGCCTCTGCTTTAGAAAAAATGAGCAACCACACCGTAGCTAAGGCAATATCTTCGATTTCTAACGGGTCATTTGAGGTTAAGGATTTTACAGAATTTCCTGGCTCTGGAGTTTATGGTAAAGTTAACGGTCATGACGTTATTGTAGGCAAAAGGGAGTTCGTATTGCAGAACTGTGAAGGAGAAGGTAAAGGAGACGTATTAGTTTGCGTTGACGGTAAAGTTTCAGCGTCTTTTTACTTGGAAGATAAAATAAGGGAAGATGCAGTCAAAGTTATAGAGCACTTGAAGAGAATGGGGAAGAGGATAATTATTGCCACAGGAGATACAAGCGAAAATGCTGAAAAAGTTGGTAAAGAACTTGGAGTTGAGGTCATAAAGGGATTATCTGCAGACGAAAAAGCGGAGTTGGTTAAAAGTGAAGTTAATAAAGGGAGGATAGTTGCCTTTATAGGAGATGGAGTGAACGACGCAATTGCTCTTAAAGAAGCTAATGTTGGAATCGCTATTTCCTCAGGAACTGACATTGCAAAATATGCTGGAGATATTATTATTCCTAAGGTAGGAGATTTACTCACGTTACTAGAGTACTCCAAGTTAACTGTGAGGAAAATAAAGGAAAACTTAGCCTGGGCATTTGGTTATAATTCTATACTAGTGCCGATAGCTGCAGGGATACTTTATCCTACGTTATATTTACCTCCAGAATATGCAGCATTGGCAATGTCCATGGATAGCGTAGCAGTATCATTATGGTCTCTAGTTAAGATTTGA
- a CDS encoding PaREP1 family protein, translating into MSITISAEVYYEEAEELLSKGDLVQACEKYYKAAEEAIKLLVIENNLKEIIKEVENKGRWESESLFKASRLLRNKYPEIAIQWKNAWTLHVEGFHEISLNEKEVIKLKEDVRKLVVIATS; encoded by the coding sequence ATGAGCATAACTATAAGTGCTGAAGTATACTACGAGGAGGCAGAAGAATTACTTTCAAAGGGTGACCTTGTTCAAGCTTGTGAGAAGTATTATAAGGCTGCTGAGGAAGCAATAAAGCTCCTGGTTATAGAAAATAACCTAAAAGAAATAATTAAAGAGGTTGAAAATAAGGGAAGATGGGAAAGTGAAAGCTTATTTAAAGCTTCTAGATTGTTACGAAATAAATATCCCGAAATTGCAATTCAATGGAAAAACGCGTGGACTCTTCATGTTGAGGGATTTCATGAAATTAGTCTAAATGAGAAAGAAGTTATAAAATTGAAAGAAGATGTTAGAAAACTGGTTGTAATAGCCACCAGTTAA
- the hypE gene encoding hydrogenase expression/formation protein HypE, giving the protein MSYNKIQISHGNGGKETQQLLQRLFFSRLPLELKRVKGGVGIDYPDDGAVLQNNLVVATDSHTVNPYFFPGGDIGYLAVSGTLNDVIMMGAKPIAMLDSIVVSEGFPIDDLEKITGSMIELLKKYNIPLVGGDFKVIEETAMKNSIIINTVGLGVVETGSPIVDAIKPGDKIIVTGPVGVHGAVIAAMQYNISTNLKSDVRPLFELLEVFNKFKGYIHAARDPTRGGLAATLNEWAQLTGNVIVIEEAKVPVLEEVKAITEITGLDPLNLASEGVGVLAVDSKVEDEVLETLKSLGFEPASIGYVVEPKSEKGIVIAKTAVGGAKILEMPTGDIVPRIC; this is encoded by the coding sequence ATGTCATATAATAAAATACAGATTTCTCATGGTAATGGAGGTAAAGAAACTCAGCAACTATTACAGAGGCTCTTCTTTTCTAGACTTCCACTAGAGCTAAAGAGGGTAAAAGGAGGTGTGGGAATAGATTATCCAGACGATGGAGCAGTTCTCCAAAATAACCTTGTAGTTGCCACAGATTCTCACACTGTAAATCCCTATTTCTTTCCGGGTGGAGATATAGGATACCTTGCCGTCTCCGGTACCTTAAATGACGTAATAATGATGGGAGCAAAACCAATAGCCATGTTGGACTCAATTGTAGTTTCTGAAGGATTTCCAATTGATGACCTTGAAAAGATTACTGGATCTATGATAGAATTATTAAAAAAATATAATATTCCTCTGGTGGGTGGAGACTTTAAGGTAATCGAAGAAACGGCTATGAAGAATTCTATCATTATAAACACAGTAGGCCTAGGAGTTGTCGAAACTGGAAGTCCTATAGTAGACGCTATAAAACCTGGAGATAAAATAATTGTTACCGGGCCTGTAGGAGTTCACGGTGCAGTAATCGCTGCAATGCAATATAATATATCTACAAACCTTAAAAGCGATGTAAGACCATTGTTCGAATTACTTGAGGTATTTAACAAGTTTAAAGGCTATATTCACGCTGCAAGAGACCCTACAAGAGGCGGATTAGCCGCTACATTAAATGAGTGGGCACAGTTAACAGGTAACGTAATAGTAATTGAAGAAGCAAAAGTCCCAGTATTAGAGGAAGTTAAAGCCATAACCGAAATTACCGGACTGGATCCGTTAAATCTAGCCAGTGAAGGCGTTGGTGTACTAGCAGTGGATAGTAAAGTTGAGGATGAAGTTCTGGAAACTTTAAAAAGCTTAGGATTTGAGCCTGCAAGTATTGGATATGTAGTTGAACCTAAAAGCGAGAAAGGGATAGTTATTGCAAAGACTGCAGTAGGGGGAGCAAAAATATTAGAAATGCCCACAGGAGATATCGTACCTAGAATATGCTAG
- a CDS encoding hydrogenase maturation protease: MAVKIIGLGNRLYGDDAVGSLTAACMEELGLPAFDAGANGFQALSAIENGDIVFFIDIVQMDEEEGIFKVNLDEADFVEITDPHRLTPLQVLSLSARANNRPKEAYIVGIKPEYIDWPGISDAVIKRLEKVLQKFKKFISTYGIEVDVDKVIQCVKSKSKEPW; this comes from the coding sequence TTGGCTGTTAAAATCATAGGTCTAGGAAATAGACTTTACGGAGACGACGCAGTTGGTTCACTAACTGCTGCCTGCATGGAAGAATTGGGGTTACCTGCATTTGATGCTGGTGCTAATGGCTTTCAAGCTCTTTCGGCAATAGAAAATGGGGACATAGTATTTTTTATAGACATTGTGCAAATGGATGAAGAGGAAGGAATATTTAAGGTCAATTTAGACGAAGCCGATTTCGTAGAGATAACAGACCCGCATAGATTAACTCCGTTACAAGTATTATCTTTATCTGCAAGAGCTAATAACAGGCCTAAAGAGGCGTATATTGTGGGAATAAAACCGGAATACATAGACTGGCCTGGGATAAGCGACGCGGTTATAAAAAGACTGGAAAAAGTGCTACAGAAGTTTAAGAAATTCATTTCTACTTATGGAATTGAGGTAGATGTAGATAAAGTTATACAATGCGTAAAAAGTAAAAGCAAAGAACCTTGGTAG
- the hypD gene encoding hydrogenase formation protein HypD has translation MELPKQIDALFRENSELAKSITEQIHKLAPIVSKEIDREKIKIMNFCGSHEWVTTHYGLRALMPETVELIPGPGCPVCVTPSSDIENVIKLAMEGYTVYTFGDVFKLPTVKHYKKDEVGSLAAARALGADVRIVYSFVDAIEDAKKSGKPSVFFGIGFETTTPSYAVLFEKEKVPKNLLFYSSLKLTAPAAEFAVRLHKSKGLVPVSGVIGPGHVSSIIGAISWDFFPREYKIPAVVTGFEPIDVLAGVLKILQDLHSGEITYTNLEYKRVVKYQGNVFAQVEINKVFKPVDAIWRGIGSIPKSGLDLREEYSMYNAREQLGIKEKPWDYDLPPGCRCNEVTLGIAYPTDCPMFMKACTPARPWGPCMVSMEGACAVWARFGSTERITKIVSEVK, from the coding sequence ATGGAGTTACCAAAACAGATTGATGCATTATTTAGAGAGAATAGCGAACTCGCAAAATCTATTACAGAGCAAATTCATAAATTAGCTCCGATAGTTTCAAAAGAAATTGACAGAGAAAAAATTAAGATAATGAATTTTTGTGGGTCACATGAGTGGGTAACTACTCATTATGGATTAAGAGCTCTAATGCCAGAAACAGTAGAATTAATACCAGGACCTGGGTGCCCAGTTTGTGTTACTCCGTCCAGTGACATTGAGAACGTAATAAAATTAGCCATGGAAGGTTATACGGTTTATACTTTTGGGGATGTATTCAAGTTACCTACAGTTAAACATTATAAGAAGGACGAGGTAGGTAGCTTAGCTGCTGCCAGAGCTTTGGGGGCTGATGTAAGAATAGTTTACAGTTTTGTTGACGCAATAGAAGACGCTAAAAAGTCCGGAAAGCCTTCAGTATTTTTCGGTATAGGATTCGAAACTACTACTCCTAGCTATGCAGTATTGTTTGAGAAAGAAAAAGTTCCTAAAAACCTACTCTTTTATTCTTCGTTAAAACTCACAGCACCTGCAGCCGAATTTGCTGTTAGGTTACACAAGAGCAAGGGCTTAGTACCTGTTTCTGGAGTTATTGGTCCCGGTCACGTTTCTAGCATAATTGGTGCCATTAGCTGGGACTTTTTCCCTAGGGAATATAAAATACCAGCAGTAGTTACTGGTTTCGAACCAATAGATGTCTTAGCTGGAGTTCTAAAAATACTCCAAGACTTGCATTCAGGAGAGATAACTTACACGAACTTGGAATATAAAAGAGTAGTAAAATACCAAGGAAATGTGTTTGCACAAGTTGAAATAAATAAGGTCTTCAAACCAGTTGATGCCATATGGAGAGGCATAGGTTCCATACCGAAGAGCGGTTTGGATTTAAGAGAGGAATATTCCATGTATAATGCAAGGGAACAATTAGGAATAAAAGAGAAGCCGTGGGATTATGATTTGCCTCCTGGATGCAGATGTAATGAGGTAACCTTAGGTATTGCATACCCTACAGACTGTCCTATGTTTATGAAAGCCTGTACTCCTGCAAGACCTTGGGGACCGTGTATGGTGTCCATGGAAGGAGCATGTGCCGTTTGGGCCAGATTCGGTTCTACGGAAAGGATTACTAAAATTGTTTCGGAGGTGAAATAA
- a CDS encoding YHS domain-containing protein, whose product MMIDPVCGMEVDENSKYKTMYKGKVYYFCSPHCMKAFQKDPEKYLKEGPKGMPNE is encoded by the coding sequence ATTATGATAGACCCGGTTTGCGGAATGGAAGTAGATGAAAACTCTAAGTATAAGACAATGTATAAAGGTAAGGTGTATTACTTTTGTTCACCCCATTGCATGAAAGCCTTCCAGAAAGATCCTGAGAAGTACTTAAAGGAAGGGCCTAAGGGAATGCCCAATGAGTAA
- a CDS encoding TRASH domain-containing protein — MTYVNYETNEVKLGDLEYRVLQLLKENSRIPVSEIAKKLKVSRSTVSRIITSLQEKGIKFTVEYNEGVTAFVVTSKCPQNAECFELIDGNIMAVIHARDLNELEEELKKINDEKKYLFLSHKKVGKINVRVEMRCDYCGGVIRGSPLILKKGRKTYYACCKACLDGLKNKLK; from the coding sequence ATGACTTACGTGAACTATGAAACAAATGAAGTAAAACTTGGGGATCTTGAATACAGAGTGTTACAACTGTTGAAGGAGAACTCTAGAATACCAGTAAGTGAAATTGCAAAGAAGCTCAAAGTGAGTAGATCTACAGTATCTAGGATTATTACTTCTCTCCAAGAAAAGGGAATAAAATTTACTGTAGAATATAACGAAGGAGTAACAGCCTTTGTGGTAACGAGTAAATGTCCTCAAAATGCTGAATGCTTTGAACTGATAGACGGAAATATAATGGCAGTTATTCATGCTAGGGATTTAAACGAGCTCGAGGAGGAACTCAAAAAGATAAATGATGAGAAGAAGTACTTATTTCTCTCGCATAAAAAGGTTGGTAAAATCAACGTTAGAGTTGAGATGAGGTGTGATTATTGTGGTGGAGTAATTAGGGGGTCTCCTTTAATTCTTAAAAAAGGTAGGAAAACTTATTACGCTTGTTGTAAAGCCTGTCTTGATGGGCTGAAAAATAAACTAAAGTAA
- a CDS encoding mandelate racemase/muconate lactonizing enzyme family protein, which yields MKIQEIEPIVLTSKEKGGATWASTMILVRVTTSNGAVGYGEAVPTLRVISVYNAIKQVSKTFIGKEVEEVEKNYHEWYKQDFYLARSFESATAVSAIDIASWDILGKELGSPIYKLLGGKFRDKVLVYANGWYSDCVTPEDFANKAKEVVKMGYKGLKFDPFGQYYDWIDEKGLREAEERVKAVREAVGDEVYIMIEHHGRFNANSAIKIAHVLEKYNPLFMEEPVHHEDIEGYKKYRSSTKVTVALGERLISLKEAMFYIDNRLADVLQPDITNIGGVTIARKVVALAEANDVEIAFHNAFGSIQNAVSIQLSAVIPNLLILENFYDWFPQWKRDLVYNGTPVEDGYVKVPEKPGIGVDVNEKLLEELKAEPIPLEVGEEPVWVVKNTWRGY from the coding sequence ATGAAGATTCAAGAAATAGAACCAATCGTGTTAACTTCTAAAGAGAAAGGAGGAGCAACCTGGGCTTCAACAATGATTTTAGTCAGAGTTACAACATCTAACGGTGCAGTAGGCTATGGAGAAGCTGTTCCTACGCTGAGGGTAATTTCGGTATATAACGCAATAAAACAAGTTTCAAAGACGTTTATAGGAAAAGAAGTGGAGGAAGTCGAGAAAAATTACCACGAATGGTATAAACAAGATTTTTACTTGGCTAGGTCTTTTGAATCCGCAACAGCAGTTTCTGCAATAGATATTGCCTCATGGGACATTTTAGGTAAGGAGTTGGGTTCTCCTATTTACAAGCTTTTGGGAGGAAAGTTTAGAGACAAAGTTTTAGTTTACGCTAACGGCTGGTATTCAGATTGCGTTACCCCAGAGGACTTCGCAAACAAAGCAAAGGAGGTTGTAAAAATGGGTTATAAAGGGCTAAAGTTTGATCCCTTTGGCCAATATTACGATTGGATAGACGAGAAAGGATTAAGAGAAGCAGAGGAAAGGGTTAAGGCTGTAAGGGAAGCTGTAGGAGACGAAGTTTACATCATGATTGAACATCACGGTAGGTTTAACGCTAATTCTGCAATAAAAATTGCGCATGTACTGGAAAAATACAATCCACTCTTCATGGAAGAGCCTGTTCATCACGAGGACATTGAAGGTTATAAAAAGTATCGTTCATCAACTAAGGTTACAGTAGCCCTAGGAGAGAGGTTAATAAGCCTAAAGGAGGCTATGTTCTACATAGATAATAGGCTAGCTGACGTTTTACAGCCAGACATTACAAACATTGGTGGAGTTACAATTGCAAGGAAAGTGGTAGCTTTAGCTGAGGCAAACGACGTAGAAATTGCATTCCATAACGCTTTTGGTTCTATACAGAACGCTGTCTCTATTCAGTTAAGTGCAGTTATTCCTAACCTCTTAATCCTGGAGAACTTTTACGATTGGTTCCCTCAATGGAAGAGAGACCTGGTCTATAACGGGACTCCAGTAGAAGACGGTTACGTAAAAGTTCCGGAAAAGCCGGGTATAGGAGTTGACGTTAACGAGAAGCTCTTGGAAGAACTTAAGGCCGAACCAATTCCTTTAGAAGTTGGAGAAGAACCGGTTTGGGTGGTTAAAAACACTTGGAGGGGATACTAA